The genomic segment AAGGGCTCAAaaggccgcggggccgggccgcggggggagccggcggtGCCTCGCCGCAGACGACAacagtctgctgcttttttcctccactcGGCGCCGAAGCCGTCCTCGTGCAGAGAGGCGAGAGAGGGCTGCCCCGGGGTTAGCGGGGCTCGTGGCCCCGGCGCAAGCCTGACTTTTGTCAAGTTtctgccccgcggggctgcagcaggcagaagggCTGTCCCCGTCGCCCTGTCCCGTTGCCCGCCAGTGCCGGGCAGCAGCCGCGGGTCCCTCTGCTGCACAGGGGCTGCCAGCGGCGAGCGGTGGGGCCGAGGGTGGGAGAGGTGCCGAGCCTGGTGCGGGGCAGGGATGCTCGGAGGGATGCTTGGGGGGCTGCTCGGGGGGATGCTTCGACAGATGCTCAGGGGGATGctcagagggatggagggatgctcGGGGTGATGCTCAGAGGGATGCTCGGAGGGACGCTCAGACGGAGGCTCGGAAGGATGCTAGGAGGGATGCTCGTGGGGATGCTCGGGGGGATGCTCGGAGGGAAGCTCGGGGGGATGCTCGGAGGGAAGCTCGGGGGGATGCTCGGGGGGATGCTCGTGGGGATGCTCGTGGGGATGCTCGTGGGGATGCTCGGGGGGATGCTCGGAGGCACACCGTGCCCTGGAGGAGCCCCACTGGAGAGGCTGTTTGGATGCTCCTGGGGGCCGGGCTCGTGCTCGAGCCCCAGGAAGGGAGAGTGCCTCGAAAGGCCGAAGCAGAGCTGGTGAATGCTTCTGACCCGTCCCctacgtcccccccccccccccccccccggcagagaTGGAGGAAGTTCTGGGGCATTTTGTACCGGGAGAGCTCCTGCTCCACGGCCCGCCTGGAGCTCTTCGAGGGCTCCGCGCCGCCCAGCGCCGAGAGGCTGCGGCGGAGCGAGGGCGGCAGGAGGGTCGTCCGGCTGAGCGACTGCGTGCACGTGGCCGAGGCGCCCGGTGACACCAGCGGCCCCAAGGACACCGTCCCCTTCCTGCTGGAGACCACCGACAAGTGCTACCTGCTGGCGGCGGAGGTGGCGGAGGAGGCGGACTGGGTCGGGAAGCTCTGCGAGCTGGCCTTTCCCGTGAGACGGCGTGGGGCTGGCGCGGGGGCGGTCGGGGAGGGGGGACCGGGGGGGTGCGGATGTGGGACCCGCGCAGGGACACCGATCCGCTCGGGGCAGTGCCATGGGGCAGAGGGGACACCGGGCATGGGCGGCCAGCCGCTCATCCGCCGCTCTTTCCCggggaggagcaggcggcgatgGGGAAGAACGGCCAACAGGCCATGCTGAAATCCGAGGATGGCAAGTTTTCCATGGAGGAGAACTCCCTGTACAGCTCCGGCGGCAAAGGTGGGCAGCACTGCGGGATGGGGCTGCGGGACGGGATGGGGCCGCGGGAAGCGGGAGGGTGCAGGGGAGCTGGGTGCCTTCGAACGCAGCGAGACAGCGCTACACCCTGTGCTGGATCCATGGGTGCATGTGCAGAGCAAGACGTGGGCTTTGGAGGTGGAGGGATGGACGGAGGGATGGacggagggatggatggagggatggagggatggatggagggatggagggatgggcaGGGGAGAGGAGCAAGGAAGCAGGGAACCTCCTCCGGCTcctccccagccccggggcacAGTGCTCCCCTGCATCCCTcccctgcagggagcagcacgCATGTCTCACccagcgccgcgggccggggccgtgcgtcCCTGCCGGTCCCTCCTGCAAGCCCGGCGGGCTGCAGGCTCGGTGCTGCCTGCCGCGGTGGTCGTGCACAGGCCCGGCTCGCCctggccccgccgcagcccgggtGGCTTGCCTCACCCCGCGTGTGAAACAGCCGCGGCGGCTCACAAGCGGCGTAGAGGAAAGCCGCGTCGGAAATAGCCGCTCCGTGCTCTTCCTGCGCTGCGGTctggcagggcagagctgccgcGCGATAGCCGGTGCCTCGGAGCCCGTATCAGCCGGACGCCGCTGCGCCGTCACCGCTGGCCCCGGGTCACGGGTCTGCTGCAGCACGGCAGGGCTGAGCTCAGGCGGGTGCTGGGCAGGGGGACGTGGCGATCCTGGTGAAACGGCAGCCCCGGCCAGGGAGAGGGGGGTGGCAAGGTCCCCAGACCTCCCAAGCTGGCGGGTCGCGGAAGCCCGGCACTGGAGCTGCTGCGGCTCTCGGTTAAAGCCCGGGTCGGGCTGGGCTGCCCTGCCCTCGCCTGCGCACATGGGGAGGTGGCTTGAGGGCACCCTGACATGCAGGCGTGGGCACCCTGACATGCAGGTGCGTGCACCCTCACGCACGGGCACCCACGGCACCCACGCAGGGCAGTCCCCACTCGCCCTCGCAGATGCTCCGCTCCCCAAGGCTGAGCTGGGAGCTGGAGCAAGACCAGGGCTGATCCCCCCCCCGAGCCGCCTTTTGGCCACCGTGCCCGGCCCTGCGCCCGGCAGCCTCGCGGgacacccctgccctgccccgtgCCCGGGCTCCACCGCGAGCCGCCCGCACTGCTGGGCTGACGCTGACGGACGCCCCCTCCTCGCCCCCCAGTCGGCTTGGAGAAGGAGTTTGAGGTGACGGTGAGGGCCACCGAGTCCTCGGAGCGCTGCCGCCTCTGGGGCCGGTTCCTGCTGCGGGCCGAGGAGGAGGCGCTGGAGCTGCGGGACGCGCAGACGCTGGCGGTGCTCTACAGCTGGCCCTACAGGTTCCTGCGGCGCTTCGGCCGCGACAAGGTGCGGGGACGCCGGggcgggggacgcggggacggggggTGGCGCGGGGACCTGACCCCCCGCTCCGGCAGGTGACCTTCTCCTTCGAGGCCGGCCGGCGGTGCGCGTCCGGGGAAGGCAGCTTCGAGTTCGAGACGCGGCAGGGCAACGAGATCTTCCAGGTCATCGAGGCGGCCATCgaggcgcagcggggccgggcggcggaggagccgcggcgggacgacgccggccgcccgcccggccaCGCCAAGGCGCCCAGCCGCCCGCCGGAGCACGAGGAGCGGGGCTCGGCCGAGGCCACCAAAGGCCCAGACAGGGCGGCCGCCAAAGCCaagggccccgcggccggggaccCCGCGGGCGCCTTCCTGCCCTCGCGCGGCGCCGAGAGCCCCTACGCCGAGCCCTGCGACTCCCTGCGCCGGGCCGGCTGCCCCGCCGGCGCCAAGGCCCCGGAGAAGGGCAGGAAGCCGGAGCCCGCGGGCAAAGGGGCGGCGGAGGCCGACTACGCCGTCCCCTTCGACACCATCGCCAAGTCGCTGGCGAGCGGCAAGTTCGGGGGCTTCCtgggcgccgcggagccgccggacCCGCTCTACCACAGCATCGATGCCGCGGGCGGGCGGAaaggccggcagcccccgccgccccccgccgccaggctggagcacaTCTACGACGAGCCGGAGGGGCTGTCGGCCCACTCCGTGTACGACGAGCCCGAGGAGGTGAAGGGGGAGGCCTGGCGGCTGCAGGCGGCCCCCGAGGACCCCCCGGGCCACGAGTACCCCTACAACCCGCAGCGGGACGACTACTCCGTGCCCAAGAGGCCCGTCCCGGTGAAGCAGCCCTTCGCGGTGCAGGGCAAGGAGTGGCTGGGGGACAGCGAGTACGACAACGTGGCCCTCAAGTTTGCGAGGAAGAGGAACctgcagtgaggaggaggaggggaggaagaggctctCCCCATCCTGCGCGCCCGGGAGCGGGGagtcccggccccggcgggcagctGAGGCCGCCCAGCTCATCTCACCCGCGGCCGGAGAAGCGGGCGGCctcggggcgcggcgggcggggccgggcacATCTGCCCAGCTGTGCCGCTGCCGGGACGGGACACATCTGCCCAGCtgtgccgccgccggggccgcgccgcgccgctggaGGGCAGTGTcagcccgcggcagcccccgccgggcggccccgctgcggctccccgcgccgggcggaCCGCGACCCCCCCAGTCGCGGCCTCCCCCCCCGGCCTCGCACCCCGCAGCCCGTCCCGACCCCGCCAGCCTGGGGGCGGCCGACGGGACCCCAaagcccggcgccccccggggTCCCGCGCGCTCCCGGCGCCCACGCCGCACTcccgcccgcgctgcccggccgcgctccgcgcTCAGCACCCTTCCTCCTCCGCTGGCACCCGGGGATGTTCTTCCCTCTCTGTTTGCCACCCAACCCGTCCTGCACCGCGAGGGCTGGCTGGGCGATGCACAGCCCTGGGGATGCCCGGCCCCGGGGATGAACAGCCCTGGGGATGCCCGGCCGCGGTGATGCACAGCCCCGGTGATGCACAGCCCCGGCGACACACGCTCCTGGTGTTGCACAGCCCCGGTGATGCCCAGCCCTGGGGATGCCCGGCCCCGGCGATGCACAGCCCCGGCGACACACGCTCCTGGTGTTGCACAGCCCCGGTGATGCCCAGCCCTGGGGATGCCCGGCCCCGGCGATGCACAGCCCCGGCGACACACGCTCCTGGTGTTGCACAGCCCCGGCGATGCACGGCACGCACCGCGAGGGCTGACCGGTGATGCACAACGTGGCCCTCAAGTTTGCCAGCTAACGCCAGCCTCTTGCAGGGCAAAGCCCTCCCGCCTGCAGGTTTCCTCACCCCTGCGCTGATGTTAGCGTGCTCGGCCTTGCTGGGACGGCGACGTGGCCACGCTCAGAGACCGAGCCCATTGCAAGGCTCTCACCCCCCCCGCGTCCACCCCCCCGGGCCTCCGGCAGCGTGGAGGGCTGTcccggggctcggccgggccggcACCCCGTGGCCGGCGGCGGCCGATTTGGGGGGCTGCTGGGCGGCGAgcggctcggccgggccgggcacaGCGTCCCTGCCTGAAGGTCACGCTGCCTCCTCGCTCAGCAAGTACCGTGGCATAAATTTCTACTGTCTCAGCtaggtttttaattttttcttttttataaaaccACTTTCCAGCTGCCTCTGAATTATAAATGAAATACTAAGCTTTATTGTCATGGTGATCGTAGCGGCTGGCTCCTCTCCTCCCAGGACGCCGAGCCCAGCACCGGGCCTGACACAGACTGACTTGTGCGGAGCTAatcgcttctcctcctcctcctcctcctcctcctcctcctccccaagagGATCTCCAGCCCTGTAACaccccgtcccccccgccgcaGAGGAGCCAACGGCCCCCGAGCAGGGACACGGTGCAAGACCCTCACCGCAGCCGGCAGGCGctgggacggggacggggacggggactgGGATCGGGACCGGGAGCAGCCCCAGCGGGGCAGAGCACTGCCGCGCATTTCGGCCCCCGGCACCTCTGCAGAGCGGGGAGGCGGAAGGAGAGGCCATTTCGGGAGGCGGAAGGAGAGGCCGTTTCGGgaggcgggggggctccggggcagTGGGTGGCTCAGCCGGCGGAGGCGATgcaccgccgcggccgcccgggagGGGGGTGGGGGCCTCTTCTCGGTGGGGGAACAGTCCTAATTAATCACAATAATTCTTCTTTGCACTTTGCAAAGAGACCAGAGAGCGGAAGAGCTGTGCTCGGACACACGTGTTGCAGAGGAGCCAGGTCAGGGTCCGGCTGAGCATCAGCTGCTGTTTCGGTGACGAACCCGTGTGCAGAACGGTTTCACCGTGGCCGACGCCTGTCGCCCCCGCGGCAGCCGGCCGGGCCGTGGCCAGCGCATGTCCCCGGGACGGGACCCTGCCGCCGGCGCCGAGCAGGGCTCGAAGCCGGGCACCGCTCTGGGACAGCCTCCCCCCTCGCCCGGCGGGTCTTccaccaaagggaaagaaaaggcatgAATTATTTATAATCTCTTTCAATCAAATAAATGGTTAGGTGCTTGAGTTAATTTCCTGGATCCTGAAAATCCAAAGTGCAGACTTTTAATAAGGCAAATTAAGTGCTTTATATATTACACTGATTAAAGCTCCGTATCAATCTATCTATCACAGGCGGAATTGCCGGGGTTGGGAAACAAACAGACCCCCAGCAGCCGCAGCCTCCCGCCCAGGtagcgcccggcgcggcgcggggggaccTCGCTCCCGCTCCCTAACGTGACCCCGGCGCCGGAGGGAGCGGATTCCCAGGGCATCGGcgagctgctgctcctcctgcaccGCGGGGCTGGCGGGCGATGCAGGGGGAGGGATGCGGATGGAGCGAGCAGGACCTGCTCCCCCGGCCCGGTCCCCCCCGGCGGCTCTGGGCGTCCTCCCGGGCAGCGCTCGGGGGGCTCAGCTGCGACATCGGAGCTCCGCGGGCGCGAAAGCAAACCGGTGATCGCCGGCGCAGCCACCCTGCCACCAGCGCCGGGCAGCTGCTTACGCACGGAGTGAAAGTCGGAGCGAGGGAGAGGGCGAAGCACTGCAGAGCTCAGTCCCCGGCTCTAAGCAGCTTATTTATCCAGCTGTCATCTAGCTCCCCGGGGATGGGGCTTACTGTGCCGGCAGCATCTCCGAGCAGCCTGTTGCTGCGATATCGGAGCGGCGCAGGCTTGCCGGCTGGGAAGGGGCGGCTGAGCCCCGGGATCACGGTTGTGCcggcccgcgggccgccccggcaCCGCTACCAGCCGGCGACGAGCCGAGCAGGGgcggaggaggcagcagggcgcATTTGGGGGAATTGCTCTTTAGCTGCGGCTCCCCCAGCTTTTTCCCGGTTCGATTTTGGGGCTGGCCGGTGGGAAGGCAGGCTTGGctggctggagcagcagggaCTCCTCACGGCATCATCCCCTTCACCAGTAATCAATTGCCTACGGATGTGCAATTATTAATTAGTACTCATTATGGTGGTTATTTATTATTAATCAGTGTTAACACGCTCTCTGTGTGCCGTCCTCCGGCCTGGCTGCTGCTCCGTGGTGCAATCCCGGCTGGCAGCGTGCACGAGCCGCTCTCTCCTCCCAGCCGCCTCCACCGCGCTCCACCTCTGTGCCCGGTTTTTGGGGTGGAAAAGGGGACGTGCACAGCCGCGGCTGCAGCCGGGGATGCCGTGCCCTGCCTGTCCCGGGCCAGGCGCTTCCCGGCTCCGTTGAGCTGCCGGAGCATCGGTCCCCGTCCCGGTCACGTCCCGCTGCAGCAGCCGGGCTGGAAAACCCCTTCGCCGGGGCTCAGCAGGGCAGAGcgggagctgggaaaggaaaaccGACGGCGAGCAGGGG from the Dromaius novaehollandiae isolate bDroNov1 chromosome 26, bDroNov1.hap1, whole genome shotgun sequence genome contains:
- the DOK2 gene encoding docking protein 2 — encoded protein: MDEAVVKQGSLYLQLQQTFGKRWRKFWGILYRESSCSTARLELFEGSAPPSAERLRRSEGGRRVVRLSDCVHVAEAPGDTSGPKDTVPFLLETTDKCYLLAAEVAEEADWVGKLCELAFPAAMGKNGQQAMLKSEDGKFSMEENSLYSSGGKVGLEKEFEVTVRATESSERCRLWGRFLLRAEEEALELRDAQTLAVLYSWPYRFLRRFGRDKVTFSFEAGRRCASGEGSFEFETRQGNEIFQVIEAAIEAQRGRAAEEPRRDDAGRPPGHAKAPSRPPEHEERGSAEATKGPDRAAAKAKGPAAGDPAGAFLPSRGAESPYAEPCDSLRRAGCPAGAKAPEKGRKPEPAGKGAAEADYAVPFDTIAKSLASGKFGGFLGAAEPPDPLYHSIDAAGGRKGRQPPPPPAARLEHIYDEPEGLSAHSVYDEPEEVKGEAWRLQAAPEDPPGHEYPYNPQRDDYSVPKRPVPVKQPFAVQGKEWLGDSEYDNVALKFARKRNLQ